The window CCGACGACGCCAACTTGCTGGACTTGCGCCAGGTAGTCCTGCCCCTATGGCCGCAAAACGCCGCCTGGCTGCGGCGCGGCCCCTGGGCCGCCCACGCCGACGCGCTGGCCCGCTTCTGCCACCTCCACCCGACCTTTGCCCACCACCTGGCCCACGACGGCCGTCTGCTGTACAGCAGCCCTACCATGCAACCCACGCCCCAGCCCGCCCTGGACGCCCACGAAACCTGCGCACGCCTGGCCACACAAGCCCTCAGCGCCTCCAACGCCCTGCTGCCCGACCTGTTAGACGCCGCCACAGCCGCCAACCGCCATGCCGCGCTGCGCCGTCTGGCGCGCCAATTGTGGCGCAAACCAATCCCCACAGAAGAAACGGCCGTTCACACCTATGCCCGCGTCCAACAAATCCTCGGCCCACAAATCGCCCAACTGCCCGCCGCCCACGCCTGGGCCAATACAACCATCCCGGCCGTCACCGCCCCCTTTCTGCCCGGCCTGCAAGCCCTGTACCAACAAGGCCCCAACATCGTCATGGTCCTGGCTAACCTCGGCCCGCAGCACGTCCGCGATACCGACTGGCAGCATCTCGCCGGACCGCTGACCAAAGAATGTGAAGGATTGGTGGTGACAACGGCCGTGCAGCTCAGCCTGAGCCTGGTCTACGACAACCCCCTGGCCCTGGCGCTAAAAAACTATCGCCACAGTTGGGGCATGAATCCTCTGGCTGATTTGGTGACTTCCCGCCGCCAAATCATGCGTCAGGCTGCCACCCTGCCCGCCAGCATCGCGCTGACCGAACTACCTACGGTTTACCTGACCCAGGACGACAGCCACCTGCACACCATCATCCACGACTTTCAAAACCGGCTGCTAAACGTGCAGTTGGAACACGAACTCCTATGCCGCCTGGGACACACACCCCGCTTTGTCCCGCCCACCCCCCTACCCGACCGCGACGCGCCGCCCCAGCAACGCATCGCCGCTATCTGCCAGCACCTGGACTGGTGGTCGGAATTTTACCTGGACCAGATGAGCTGGGCCGAAGACGCATGAGACGCCCCGCCTACAGCAGCGGGCTGCGACTGTTCATCCTGGCGCTTATTCTCACCTTCATCCGGCCCGCTCCCCTGCTTGTCACCCCTGGCCCACCGCAGACGGTAGAGACGCAGCACCCCATCCTCGGCGTACACACCCGCCTCACGGACGAAGTGGAGGAGTGGAAGGTTAAACACAGCCTGGAACTGGTGCGGCAAATGGGCGCGCCCTGGATTGTGGAATTTTTCCCCTGGGCCTATTATGCCGCCGCCGATGGCGGTTACGCCTGGGGCCACCCGGATATGGTTGTCGGTCACGCCGCCGCCCAGGGGCTAACCATCATCGCCCGCCTGGGGCTGACGCCCGACTGGGCCAGACCGCCAGACACCCCCCTGACTTACCTGGATAAATCAGCCTACGGTGATTTTGCCGCCTACGCCGCCGCCTTCGCCGCCCGCTACCGAGGCCAGGTGGATTATCTGATCATCGGCAATGAACCCAATTTGAGCTATGAGTGGGGCTACCGGCTGACTACCCCGGCCGATTACGTGGCGCTGCTGCAAGTGGTGTATACGGCCGTTAAAGCCGCCAATCCCGACATGCAAGTGCTGGCCGGGGCGCTGGCGCCGACACTGGAGCCGGCCGGTTCCCCCTGGGGACTCAATGACCTCATCTACCTGCAAGGCATGTACGATGCCGGCGCGGCCGCCTATTTCGATGGGCTGGCGGTCCACGCCTACGGCCTTACCTTCCCGCCAGAAGCCGAACCCGGACCAGACATCCTCAACTTTCGCCGTGTGGAATTGGTACGCCAGGTGATGGAAGCCAACGGCGACGCCGCCAAAGCCATCTACATCACCGAAACAGGCTGGAACGACCATCCCCGCTGGACGTTGGCTGTGCGCCCGGCGCAGCGCATCCAATACACCCTCGCCGCGCTGGAATACGCCGAAACCAACTGGCCGTTTGTGCGGATGATGGCGATTTGGGCCTTCCGCTTCCCCGCGCCGCAAAAGAGCTATATGGATTATTACACCCTGGTGACGCCGGAATTTGTTAAAAAGCCAATTTATGATGCCTTGCAAGCCTTTGCCCAGGAGACTTCACCGGCTGCGCCGACCACCATGAATGAAAACCCTGGGAGCGCAGGCGTCTCGCCTGCCGGGGCGGACGGGACGTCCGCACTCCCATTTTTGAAGGAGCAGTAACGGAATCAGTGCAAAAAAGCCTCCGTGTCCTCTGTGTCTCCGTGGTACTGCTTCTACTTTGGGTGGGGTGCAACGGCCGTGCCCAAACCTGGCCGCGCATCCAACAGGAAGGGGTGCTGCGCGTGGGGCTGGACCCGACCTATCCACCCTTTGAGGTGGATGCGGGCGGCGAACTGACCGGTCTGGATGTAGACCTGGCGCGGGCCATCGGCGCGGATTTAGGGCTGGACGTGGCTTTTAGCTACTTCGGCTACGATGGCCTGTATGATGCGTTGGCGACCGGGCAGGTGGACGCGCTGCTCTCTGCCCTGGTGGTAGACCCGGCGCGCACCAAAGATTTTGCCTACAGCGACCCTTATTTCAACGCCGGGCTTATTTTGCTGACGCGGCAGGCAGAAACGGCGATTGCCGCCATGCCTGATCTGGCGGGCCGCACGCTGGCTGTAGAATTGGGGGCGCAAAGCCATGTGGAGGCGCTGGCCTGGAGTCGCAAGTTGGTTGGGCTGGTGGTACAGCCACACACGACGCCGGAAGAAGCAGT of the Candidatus Leptovillus gracilis genome contains:
- a CDS encoding amino acid ABC transporter substrate-binding protein, which produces MQKSLRVLCVSVVLLLLWVGCNGRAQTWPRIQQEGVLRVGLDPTYPPFEVDAGGELTGLDVDLARAIGADLGLDVAFSYFGYDGLYDALATGQVDALLSALVVDPARTKDFAYSDPYFNAGLILLTRQAETAIAAMPDLAGRTLAVELGAQSHVEALAWSRKLVGLVVQPHTTPEEAVTAVLAGAADAALMDGVNGRLLLRDTPGLTLAAEAVTVEPYALVVRAADGDLLRQLNDSLARLRASGELAAITARWLSPTSQERLHE